A region from the Saccharomonospora azurea NA-128 genome encodes:
- a CDS encoding anhydro-N-acetylmuramic acid kinase — protein sequence MVESKTELRVVGLLSGTSVDGIDVAVASFRIEGDELTLTPLGHRELPYPEQLRRDILAALPPAECSAEQLTKLDTRVGQAFADAAVTAVAELADGRADLVASLGQTVFHWVEQDRVEGTLQIGQPAWIAERTGLPVVADLRVRDVAAGGHGAPLASTIDALWLRSTVEREGKPVGVLNIGGIANLTVVHPDGSVLAYDTGPGNALLDIAAAQVTGGAQHSDVDGALASRGTVRQDLLSRLLADPYYAVRPPKSTGKEYFHAAYLRKATEGLPPIDGPDLLATLTELTAATVAAECERHGVRTVVASGGGLRNPALVAALRHRVTVVPSDDDGLPSDAKEAYLTALLGWLTWNGLPANVPSATGSAGPRLLGAITPGAGPLILPAPRRQPPTRLRVTTPDTP from the coding sequence GTGGTTGAAAGCAAGACCGAGCTGCGAGTGGTCGGCCTCCTCTCCGGCACGTCGGTGGACGGCATCGACGTCGCCGTCGCCTCGTTCCGCATCGAGGGGGACGAACTCACCCTGACCCCGCTCGGCCACCGAGAACTGCCCTACCCGGAGCAGCTGCGGCGCGACATCCTCGCGGCGCTGCCTCCCGCCGAGTGCAGCGCCGAGCAGCTGACCAAGCTCGACACCCGCGTGGGCCAGGCCTTCGCCGACGCGGCGGTGACCGCGGTCGCCGAACTCGCCGACGGCCGGGCCGACCTGGTCGCCTCGCTCGGCCAGACCGTCTTCCACTGGGTCGAGCAGGACCGGGTCGAAGGAACCCTGCAGATCGGCCAACCCGCCTGGATCGCCGAACGCACCGGACTCCCCGTGGTGGCCGACCTGCGCGTGCGCGACGTGGCGGCCGGCGGACACGGCGCGCCCCTGGCGAGCACGATCGACGCGCTGTGGCTGCGGTCCACCGTCGAACGCGAGGGCAAGCCGGTGGGCGTCCTCAACATCGGCGGGATCGCCAACCTCACGGTCGTGCACCCGGACGGCTCGGTCCTCGCCTACGACACCGGTCCCGGGAACGCGCTGCTGGACATCGCCGCCGCACAGGTCACCGGCGGCGCCCAGCACAGCGACGTCGACGGGGCGCTCGCCTCGCGCGGAACTGTGAGGCAGGACCTTCTGTCGCGCCTGCTCGCGGATCCGTACTATGCCGTGCGACCCCCGAAATCGACCGGCAAGGAGTACTTCCACGCCGCCTACCTTCGGAAGGCCACCGAGGGGCTGCCCCCGATCGACGGCCCCGACCTGCTCGCCACGCTGACCGAACTGACGGCGGCGACCGTGGCGGCCGAGTGCGAACGGCACGGCGTCCGCACCGTCGTGGCCTCCGGCGGCGGCCTGCGCAACCCCGCCCTCGTGGCCGCACTGCGACACCGCGTCACCGTGGTGCCCAGCGACGACGACGGTCTGCCGTCCGACGCCAAGGAGGCGTACCTGACCGCGCTGCTCGGCTGGCTGACCTGGAACGGACTTCCCGCCAACGTGCCGAGTGCGACCGGCTCGGCGGGACCGCGCCTCCTCGGCGCGATCACGCCGGGGGCAGGCCCCCTGATCCTGCCCGCCCCCCGCCGGCAGCCCCCGACCCGCCTGCGGGTCACGACCCCCGACACACCGTAG
- the ftsY gene encoding signal recognition particle-docking protein FtsY, with translation MTGVSNTWLWIIIAAAIVLLVALVAGLTIARKRRITLEREREEERPKGNLYQAGGGIAFAPGGEKKAPAQPQAPPEPPAHPVSERTETDGEPGVGEDAAVPRDAPRRDIVDVRLPDQPTVTPETPEVSDATEAPEAPERPSETVPEPRSEVEAPGTDTASPVDTADTTAEPEQVTREPEAPAEPDVVETETAPAPPAEPKPEVAPEPVVEAPAEPKEEVAPAAGRIERLRGRLSKSRSALGQSLLGLLGAGDLDEESWEDVEDTLLIADLGAATTSEIVETLRTELSARAVRTSDQARALLREVLVNALGPDSDRAVRALPHTVDGTKQPAVVLVAGVNGTGKTTTTGKLARVLVAQDHKVVLGAADTFRAAAAEQLQTWSERVGAEVVRGKEGADPAAVAFDAVKRGIDSGVDAVLIDTAGRLHTKTGLMDELGKVKRVVEKQAKVDEVLLVLDATTGQNGLAQARVFSEVVNVTGIVLTKLDGTAKGGIVFQVQRELGVPVKLVGLGEGPDDLAPFEPEAFVDALLG, from the coding sequence ATGACAGGCGTGTCGAACACCTGGTTGTGGATCATCATCGCCGCGGCGATTGTGCTGTTGGTCGCACTCGTGGCCGGGCTGACGATCGCACGCAAACGCCGCATCACCCTCGAGCGTGAGCGGGAGGAGGAACGCCCGAAGGGCAACCTCTACCAAGCCGGAGGCGGTATCGCGTTCGCGCCGGGCGGGGAGAAGAAGGCCCCCGCGCAGCCTCAGGCGCCTCCTGAGCCGCCCGCGCACCCGGTGTCCGAACGTACCGAGACCGACGGCGAACCCGGTGTCGGTGAGGACGCCGCGGTGCCCCGGGACGCTCCGCGGCGCGACATCGTCGACGTGCGGTTGCCCGACCAGCCCACGGTAACCCCCGAGACCCCCGAGGTTTCCGACGCCACGGAAGCTCCCGAGGCGCCGGAACGGCCGAGCGAGACCGTGCCCGAGCCGCGCTCGGAGGTCGAGGCGCCCGGTACGGACACCGCGTCCCCCGTCGATACGGCAGACACCACCGCCGAACCCGAGCAGGTGACTCGCGAGCCCGAGGCGCCTGCCGAGCCCGACGTCGTCGAGACCGAGACCGCCCCGGCGCCACCGGCGGAACCGAAGCCCGAGGTCGCACCCGAGCCCGTCGTCGAAGCCCCGGCCGAGCCGAAGGAGGAGGTCGCTCCCGCGGCGGGCCGCATCGAACGCCTGCGCGGCAGGCTGTCGAAGTCGCGCTCCGCGCTCGGTCAGAGCCTGCTGGGCCTGCTCGGCGCCGGCGACCTCGACGAGGAGTCGTGGGAGGACGTCGAGGACACGCTGCTCATCGCCGACCTCGGTGCGGCGACCACCTCCGAGATCGTGGAGACGCTCCGCACGGAGCTGTCGGCTCGGGCGGTGCGCACGTCCGACCAGGCCCGCGCGCTCCTGCGTGAGGTGCTGGTGAACGCGCTCGGCCCGGACTCCGACCGCGCGGTGCGCGCTCTGCCGCACACGGTCGACGGCACGAAGCAGCCCGCCGTCGTCCTCGTGGCGGGTGTCAACGGCACCGGCAAGACCACCACGACGGGCAAGCTCGCCCGCGTGCTCGTCGCCCAGGACCACAAGGTGGTGCTGGGTGCGGCCGACACGTTCCGGGCCGCCGCCGCCGAGCAGCTCCAGACGTGGTCGGAGCGCGTCGGAGCGGAGGTCGTGCGCGGCAAGGAGGGCGCCGACCCCGCCGCCGTGGCCTTCGACGCCGTCAAGCGCGGCATCGACAGCGGAGTGGACGCCGTGCTGATCGACACCGCGGGCCGGCTGCACACCAAGACGGGGCTGATGGACGAGCTCGGCAAGGTCAAGCGCGTGGTGGAGAAGCAGGCCAAGGTCGACGAGGTCCTGCTGGTGCTCGACGCCACGACGGGACAGAACGGGCTGGCGCAGGCCCGGGTGTTCTCCGAGGTCGTGAACGTCACCGGCATCGTGCTCACCAAGCTGGACGGCACCGCCAAGGGCGGGATCGTGTTCCAGGTGCAGCGCGAGCTCGGTGTCCCGGTCAAGCTCGTCGGTCTCGGCGAGGGACCCGACGACCTCGCGCCGTTCGAGCCGGAGGCGTTCGTCGACGCGTTGCTCGGGTGA
- a CDS encoding LCP family protein → MTDDRTESLIRDALAHEANRAVDPNVVRNQLARSARAPRRRGPALIAATVAGVAGVTIAVTAIVVPGTGQEPDHSMPAAEQSVSEPTLVIAGMDANGQSDTVLLSRVRSDGVAVVSLPRDAWVEVPGHGQQRLSTAYQLGRQAALDAGQSEEDADRKGATTLVDTVATLTGESVDHYALVDTAAVGAVTTAIGGVEVCVHEAHHDPLSGVDLDAGRQTVSGDQALAFLRQRRDLPEGDLDRMTRLQSFGESLFHSLADSEDAFTTVAGALDGHVRTDENLDVLGLAEKLASMSDPGLTTATIPIADPEQTAPGGMAVIGVEEDEVREFVGAFLDGETPEGTTPELRPTSEPRCVN, encoded by the coding sequence ATGACCGACGACCGCACCGAATCCCTGATCCGCGACGCCCTCGCCCACGAGGCGAACCGAGCGGTCGACCCCAACGTGGTGAGGAACCAGTTGGCCCGGTCGGCCCGCGCGCCCCGCCGACGCGGTCCCGCACTGATCGCGGCCACCGTCGCCGGAGTCGCCGGGGTCACCATCGCCGTCACCGCGATCGTCGTGCCCGGAACCGGGCAGGAGCCCGACCACTCGATGCCGGCGGCCGAGCAGTCGGTGTCCGAGCCGACACTGGTGATCGCGGGTATGGACGCGAACGGACAGTCCGACACGGTGCTGCTGTCCCGTGTGCGCTCCGACGGCGTCGCGGTCGTCTCGCTGCCGCGCGACGCGTGGGTCGAGGTCCCGGGGCACGGGCAGCAGCGACTGAGCACCGCCTACCAGCTCGGGCGCCAGGCCGCGCTGGACGCGGGGCAGAGCGAGGAGGACGCCGACCGCAAGGGCGCCACGACGCTGGTGGACACCGTCGCCACGCTCACCGGTGAGAGCGTCGACCACTACGCGCTGGTGGACACCGCCGCCGTGGGCGCGGTGACCACGGCGATCGGCGGTGTCGAGGTGTGCGTGCACGAGGCGCACCACGACCCGCTCTCCGGGGTCGACCTCGACGCGGGCCGCCAGACCGTGTCCGGGGACCAGGCGCTCGCGTTCCTGCGGCAACGGCGGGACCTCCCCGAGGGCGACCTCGATCGCATGACCCGGCTGCAGTCCTTCGGCGAGTCGCTCTTCCACTCGCTGGCCGACTCGGAGGACGCGTTCACCACGGTCGCCGGGGCGCTCGACGGTCACGTTCGCACCGACGAGAACCTCGACGTGCTCGGCCTGGCCGAGAAGCTGGCCTCGATGTCCGACCCCGGCCTGACGACCGCGACCATCCCCATCGCCGACCCCGAGCAGACGGCGCCGGGCGGGATGGCGGTCATCGGGGTCGAGGAGGACGAGGTCCGCGAGTTCGTGGGCGCGTTCCTCGACGGCGAGACACCCGAGGGCACCACACCGGAACTGCGGCCCACGAGCGAACCCCGCTGCGTGAACTGA
- a CDS encoding SigE family RNA polymerase sigma factor, with the protein MTDPIRTEAVPLRFDDFVQHRLDRLLRYATALTCDPHLAQDVVQEVLLRAQPRWDRIATLRSPDAYVRRMVTNEYLSWRRRRAARQVATTHEALDALSSPEPDHATRYAERDAMRARIATLPRKQRSALVLRYYENLTDAEIAEALGCGEGTVRSHISRALSRLRGAESARVGLNDSVKGALA; encoded by the coding sequence GTGACTGACCCGATCCGTACCGAAGCGGTTCCCCTCCGCTTCGACGATTTCGTCCAGCACCGGCTGGACCGGCTCCTGCGCTACGCCACCGCCCTGACGTGCGACCCGCACCTGGCACAGGACGTCGTCCAGGAGGTGCTGCTGCGCGCACAGCCGCGGTGGGACCGCATCGCCACCCTGCGGTCACCCGACGCGTACGTGCGCCGCATGGTGACCAACGAGTACCTGTCCTGGCGACGTCGACGGGCCGCGCGACAGGTCGCCACCACCCACGAGGCACTGGACGCCCTGTCGTCGCCGGAGCCCGACCACGCCACGCGCTACGCCGAGCGGGACGCCATGCGGGCCCGCATCGCGACGCTTCCCCGCAAGCAGCGTTCCGCACTGGTGCTGCGCTACTACGAGAACCTCACCGACGCCGAGATCGCCGAAGCTCTGGGCTGCGGCGAGGGCACGGTCCGCAGCCACATCTCCCGTGCGCTGTCCCGGCTGCGCGGCGCCGAATCCGCCCGCGTCGGCCTCAACGACTCCGTGAAGGGGGCCCTGGCATGA
- a CDS encoding IclR family transcriptional regulator has protein sequence MATARAGRAGNGGVQSLQRAFELLERLADTGGEASLSELAASSGLPMPTIHRLIRTLVTLGYVRQNTNRRYALGARLIRLGEHASLQFGTWARPLLAELVDEVGETANLAVLERDEVVYVAQVASRRHSMRMFTEVGRRLLPHGTGVGKAMLATLPPDDVRALLARTGMPSYTDHTHTDVDTFLAHLEHIAEQGYALDESEQELGVRCIAVAVPDTPVPAAVSVSGPEGRLTDTMVRDIAPAVQRIAKRLSEQLTARLPVE, from the coding sequence GTGGCGACTGCCAGAGCGGGCAGAGCAGGTAACGGAGGTGTGCAGTCGCTTCAGCGTGCGTTCGAACTGCTGGAACGGCTGGCGGACACCGGCGGCGAGGCGAGCCTGTCCGAGCTCGCCGCCTCCTCGGGGCTGCCGATGCCCACGATCCACCGACTGATCCGCACGCTCGTGACACTCGGGTACGTACGGCAGAACACCAACCGCCGATACGCCCTCGGCGCACGGCTGATCCGGCTCGGTGAACACGCGAGCCTGCAGTTCGGCACGTGGGCGAGGCCGCTGCTGGCGGAACTCGTGGACGAGGTCGGCGAGACCGCCAACCTGGCCGTGCTCGAACGCGACGAGGTCGTCTACGTCGCCCAGGTCGCGTCGCGACGGCACTCGATGCGCATGTTCACGGAGGTCGGGCGCAGGCTGCTGCCCCACGGCACCGGCGTCGGCAAGGCGATGCTGGCGACACTGCCGCCCGACGACGTGCGCGCGCTGCTCGCCCGCACCGGCATGCCGTCCTACACCGACCACACGCACACCGACGTCGACACGTTCCTCGCCCACCTGGAGCACATCGCCGAGCAGGGTTACGCCCTCGACGAGAGCGAGCAGGAACTCGGGGTCCGCTGCATCGCCGTGGCCGTGCCCGACACTCCCGTGCCCGCCGCCGTGTCGGTCTCCGGTCCCGAAGGCAGGTTGACCGACACGATGGTGCGCGACATCGCCCCGGCCGTGCAGCGGATCGCGAAGCGACTCTCGGAGCAACTCACCGCGCGCCTGCCGGTGGAATGA
- the aceB gene encoding malate synthase A, with translation MSDVRVLGAAVERGDEILTDEALEFLAGLHASFAATRDELLAARSRRRDEAKRTGRLDFLPETKEIRESEWRVAEAPPALRDRRVEITGPTDRKMTINALNSGAKVWLADLEDANTPHWANVVSGQVNLYDAVRKTIELDTGKKQYALRDDVEHATIVVRPRGWHLDEHNLEFDGRKAVGALVDFGLYFFHNARELLNRGAGPYFYLPKMESHLEARLWNDVFTHAERTLGIEHGTIRATVLIETIPAAFEMDEILYELREHASGLNAGRWDYLFSIIKYFRDAGEQFVLPDRNSVTMTAPFMRAYTELLVRTCHKRGAFAIGGMAAFIPSKDPETNEKAFAKVRDDKAREAADGFDGSWVAHPGMVELCKEEFDKVLGDKPNQLDRLREDVSVTADALLDVAGTGGRATKDGLRGAVDVGVRYIASWLSGNGAAAIHNLMEDAATAEISRSQVWQWVRNGVELDTGEKVTEELVRSVLAEVRDELADVIPAEQLAESVELFEQVALAEQFADFLTLPAYERIK, from the coding sequence ATGTCTGATGTGCGTGTGCTCGGCGCCGCTGTCGAGCGTGGCGATGAAATCCTCACCGATGAGGCGCTGGAGTTCCTCGCCGGGCTCCACGCGTCCTTCGCTGCCACGCGGGACGAGTTGCTCGCGGCGAGGAGCCGTCGCCGGGACGAGGCCAAACGGACTGGCCGGCTCGACTTCCTGCCCGAGACCAAGGAGATCCGCGAGTCCGAGTGGAGGGTCGCGGAGGCCCCGCCCGCGCTGCGCGACCGCCGCGTGGAGATCACCGGTCCCACCGACCGCAAGATGACCATCAACGCGCTGAACTCGGGCGCCAAGGTGTGGCTGGCGGACCTGGAGGACGCCAACACCCCGCACTGGGCCAACGTCGTGTCGGGCCAGGTCAACCTGTACGACGCCGTGCGCAAGACGATCGAGCTCGACACCGGCAAGAAGCAGTACGCGCTGCGTGACGACGTCGAGCACGCCACGATCGTCGTGCGCCCCCGCGGCTGGCACCTCGACGAGCACAACCTGGAGTTCGACGGTCGCAAGGCCGTCGGTGCGCTGGTGGACTTCGGCCTGTACTTCTTCCACAACGCCAGGGAACTGCTGAACCGCGGTGCGGGCCCGTACTTCTACCTGCCGAAGATGGAGAGCCACCTCGAGGCGAGGTTGTGGAACGACGTCTTCACCCACGCCGAGAGGACGCTCGGCATCGAGCACGGCACGATCCGCGCCACGGTGCTGATCGAGACCATCCCGGCCGCGTTCGAGATGGACGAGATCCTCTACGAGCTGCGCGAGCACGCCTCGGGCCTCAACGCGGGCCGTTGGGACTACCTGTTCAGCATCATCAAGTACTTCCGCGACGCGGGGGAGCAGTTCGTGCTGCCCGACCGCAACAGCGTGACCATGACGGCGCCGTTCATGCGCGCCTACACCGAGCTCCTGGTGCGGACCTGCCACAAGCGTGGCGCGTTCGCGATCGGCGGGATGGCGGCGTTCATCCCGAGCAAGGACCCGGAGACCAACGAGAAGGCGTTCGCGAAGGTCCGCGACGACAAGGCGCGCGAGGCCGCCGACGGCTTCGACGGCTCCTGGGTGGCGCACCCGGGCATGGTCGAGCTGTGCAAGGAGGAGTTCGACAAGGTGCTCGGCGACAAGCCGAACCAGCTCGACCGCCTGCGCGAGGACGTCTCCGTGACGGCCGACGCGCTGCTCGACGTCGCGGGCACCGGCGGCCGTGCCACGAAGGACGGTCTGCGTGGCGCGGTGGACGTCGGCGTGCGCTACATCGCCTCCTGGCTGAGCGGCAACGGCGCCGCGGCGATCCACAACCTCATGGAGGACGCCGCGACCGCCGAGATCTCGCGCTCGCAGGTGTGGCAGTGGGTGCGCAACGGCGTGGAGCTCGACACGGGCGAGAAGGTCACCGAGGAGCTCGTGCGTTCGGTGCTCGCCGAGGTGCGCGACGAGCTCGCCGACGTGATCCCCGCGGAGCAGCTCGCCGAGTCGGTGGAGCTCTTCGAGCAGGTGGCGTTGGCCGAGCAGTTCGCCGACTTCCTCACCCTGCCCGCGTACGAACGCATCAAGTGA
- a CDS encoding putative T7SS-secreted protein, translating into MAELGQTTNPRELIPGDPEAIINDLRELVKNIEAIGATGDGLGNVDPGEWTGDAATAFRDVFTAEPPKWFQAVDTANQGGQTLADYADTLVWAQGEAQRAIEMYTEAQAASRAAAAQYNEQAQAASQAGMAATIPVPIEFSLPEGWRSVNPDSVDASGLGFVAVHPGTSGAFTANITISGELRESHVPLAEVADEAVERLRAENPSVEVGRREQTGSAENPALTQVVRLRVVSSGKPVQVYQLQVLLGMQDQRDRSRRAVLHVVLSALPAQFAQLIGDFEEFLATIRPEGANS; encoded by the coding sequence ATGGCCGAACTGGGGCAGACAACCAATCCACGAGAGTTGATCCCGGGCGACCCGGAGGCAATCATCAACGACCTCCGCGAGCTCGTGAAGAACATCGAGGCCATCGGAGCGACCGGCGACGGGCTCGGCAACGTCGATCCCGGGGAGTGGACCGGCGACGCCGCCACGGCCTTCCGCGACGTGTTCACCGCCGAACCACCGAAATGGTTCCAGGCGGTCGACACGGCCAACCAGGGTGGACAAACTCTCGCCGACTACGCCGACACCCTGGTCTGGGCCCAGGGCGAAGCGCAGCGGGCGATCGAGATGTACACGGAGGCGCAGGCGGCGTCACGGGCTGCCGCGGCCCAGTACAACGAACAGGCCCAAGCCGCCTCCCAGGCGGGCATGGCAGCGACCATTCCCGTGCCGATCGAATTCTCGTTACCCGAGGGGTGGCGGTCGGTGAATCCCGACTCGGTCGACGCGAGCGGGCTCGGTTTCGTGGCAGTGCACCCGGGGACGAGCGGCGCGTTCACGGCCAACATCACGATCTCGGGCGAACTGCGTGAGTCCCACGTGCCGCTGGCGGAGGTCGCGGACGAGGCGGTCGAGCGACTTCGTGCGGAGAACCCGAGTGTCGAAGTGGGTCGGCGCGAGCAGACCGGTTCGGCGGAGAACCCTGCTCTCACCCAGGTCGTCCGGCTTCGGGTGGTGAGCTCGGGGAAACCGGTGCAGGTCTACCAGCTTCAGGTGTTGTTGGGGATGCAGGACCAGCGTGACAGGAGTCGGCGCGCGGTGCTGCACGTTGTGTTGAGTGCGTTGCCGGCGCAGTTCGCGCAGCTCATCGGCGACTTCGAGGAGTTCCTGGCGACCATCCGGCCGGAGGGTGCGAACTCGTGA
- a CDS encoding DUF4333 domain-containing protein, with translation MKLRSLRAVAVLAVGAAFALSGCSFKSTVSKEELEKQSFDVLTKMAGEEPAEVECPGPIDGEVGAKTRCVLTAKDGGRIGYTIEITSYEDNRGKMVVQVDETPMPPAQGNAGT, from the coding sequence GTGAAATTGCGGTCACTGCGTGCGGTCGCTGTCCTGGCTGTTGGCGCTGCCTTTGCGCTGTCGGGATGTAGCTTCAAGTCGACCGTCTCCAAGGAAGAACTCGAAAAGCAGTCATTTGATGTGCTGACCAAGATGGCGGGCGAAGAGCCGGCCGAAGTCGAGTGTCCTGGACCGATCGACGGTGAAGTGGGCGCGAAGACCCGCTGTGTGCTCACAGCGAAGGACGGTGGTCGCATCGGTTACACGATCGAGATCACCTCCTATGAGGACAATCGCGGCAAGATGGTGGTTCAAGTCGACGAGACGCCGATGCCGCCCGCGCAGGGGAATGCCGGGACATGA
- a CDS encoding YbaB/EbfC family nucleoid-associated protein, with translation MSGYAAQLMRRIEALDTAAADNRRRAEAYQRTEEELKDVSASVTSPDGVVTVVAGPGGVISSVTFSESVHDLSPASLSTTVQQTIAAAVAAVARRQADVVRRGLGSSELLDRVTESDETLFGDRRPTASAEDLAPATSGARNADDEVFFEEFDLFESSDR, from the coding sequence ATGAGTGGTTACGCGGCGCAACTGATGCGTCGTATCGAAGCGTTGGACACGGCGGCGGCCGACAACCGGCGACGCGCCGAGGCCTACCAGCGGACGGAGGAGGAGCTGAAGGACGTCAGCGCGAGCGTGACGTCGCCCGACGGGGTGGTGACCGTCGTGGCCGGGCCCGGGGGCGTGATCTCGTCCGTCACGTTCTCCGAGAGCGTGCACGACCTCAGCCCGGCGTCCTTGTCGACGACGGTGCAGCAGACCATCGCGGCCGCCGTCGCCGCGGTGGCGCGCCGGCAGGCGGACGTCGTCCGCCGGGGCCTCGGCAGCTCGGAACTGCTCGACCGGGTCACCGAGTCGGACGAGACGCTGTTCGGGGACCGGCGCCCGACGGCATCGGCGGAGGACCTCGCGCCTGCGACGAGCGGGGCACGTAACGCCGACGACGAAGTGTTCTTCGAGGAGTTCGACCTCTTCGAATCATCGGACCGGTAG
- a CDS encoding LamB/YcsF family protein — MDAVIDLNSDLGEGFGAWPLGDDDALLDVVTSANIACGFHAGDPSVLRRVTERAAERGVSIGAQVGYRDLAGFGRRFIDMDPDDLANDVIYQIGALDGFARIAGSAVRYVKPHGALYNAVVAHAEQAAAVVEAIRRYDPALPVLGLPGSQLVKQAEEAGLSVVLESFADRAYTPQGTLVSRREASAVVLDPDVVVERSVRMAVEGAVQAVDGSVLKLSPQSLCVHGDTPGAVEIARRVRKALADAGVAVKPFV, encoded by the coding sequence GTGGACGCGGTGATCGACCTGAACAGCGACCTGGGCGAGGGCTTCGGCGCGTGGCCGCTCGGTGACGACGACGCGCTGCTGGACGTGGTGACCAGTGCCAACATCGCGTGCGGCTTCCACGCGGGTGATCCGAGTGTGTTGCGCCGGGTCACCGAACGTGCCGCCGAGCGCGGGGTGAGCATCGGTGCCCAGGTCGGCTATCGCGACCTGGCCGGGTTCGGTCGGCGCTTCATCGACATGGACCCCGACGACCTCGCCAACGACGTCATCTACCAGATCGGCGCGCTCGACGGCTTCGCCCGGATCGCGGGTTCGGCGGTGCGGTACGTGAAGCCGCACGGGGCGCTCTACAACGCGGTGGTCGCGCACGCGGAGCAGGCTGCGGCCGTGGTCGAGGCGATCCGCCGCTACGACCCGGCCCTGCCGGTGCTGGGACTTCCGGGGTCGCAGCTGGTGAAGCAGGCCGAGGAGGCGGGCCTGTCCGTGGTCTTGGAGTCGTTCGCCGACCGCGCGTACACGCCGCAGGGCACGCTGGTGTCGCGGCGGGAAGCGTCCGCCGTGGTGTTGGACCCGGACGTGGTGGTCGAGCGCAGCGTGCGGATGGCGGTGGAAGGCGCTGTGCAGGCCGTGGACGGCAGTGTGCTCAAGCTGAGTCCGCAGTCCCTGTGCGTGCACGGAGACACCCCTGGTGCGGTCGAGATCGCCCGGCGCGTCCGCAAGGCGCTCGCCGACGCCGGTGTGGCGGTGAAACCCTTCGTGTGA
- a CDS encoding VOC family protein, whose amino-acid sequence MSDYYDAFEISPVPAPGPDAVAPDLYRGIYGMPAFVTIPSTDLAASVDFWTRGLGFFELFGIPGTLVHLRRWAFQDVLLVAGESVPEEAPAMSVSFACVLNQVDSLVEACRSLNPDSVDGPRDTPWNTRDVEVITPERARVVFTAAKPWDPDSPEAQNLASVGITAPTSDGGENGDHG is encoded by the coding sequence ATGAGCGACTACTACGACGCCTTCGAGATCAGCCCGGTGCCCGCTCCCGGTCCGGACGCGGTGGCGCCCGATCTGTACCGGGGCATCTACGGCATGCCCGCGTTCGTGACGATCCCGTCGACCGACCTGGCGGCGTCGGTGGACTTCTGGACCCGCGGACTGGGGTTCTTCGAACTGTTCGGCATTCCCGGCACGCTGGTGCACCTGCGCCGGTGGGCGTTCCAGGACGTGCTTCTGGTCGCCGGGGAGAGCGTGCCGGAGGAGGCTCCGGCGATGAGCGTCAGCTTCGCGTGCGTGCTGAACCAGGTCGATTCCCTCGTCGAGGCCTGCCGGTCGTTGAACCCCGATTCGGTCGACGGGCCACGGGACACCCCGTGGAACACGCGGGACGTCGAGGTGATCACGCCGGAGAGGGCGCGGGTCGTGTTCACCGCGGCGAAGCCGTGGGATCCGGACAGCCCGGAAGCGCAGAACCTCGCGTCCGTCGGGATCACCGCACCGACCTCCGACGGCGGGGAGAATGGGGACCATGGCTGA
- a CDS encoding MerR family transcriptional regulator gives MAEVADGADADGLTVGEVSARLGVTVRALHHWDDIGLARPSLRTSAGYRLYTAGDVERLHRIVIYRELGLGLDKIQAVLEGSGTDVPAALRAQQSQVAERIDRLRQLSVGLERMIDAHERGLLLTAEQQAEIFGPEWNPEWPAQARERYGDTTQWKQYAERSASRSPEEWQAVVDTVAELDRAMADAMDAGVEPGSPEANRLVERHREVFSSSYFPLTRQMQVCLGRMYESDPAFAAHYDGVRAGLASWLRRSIDAGARAHGVDPDTATWE, from the coding sequence ATGGCTGAGGTCGCCGACGGCGCCGACGCCGACGGTCTGACCGTCGGCGAGGTCTCGGCGCGGCTCGGGGTCACGGTGCGGGCTCTGCACCACTGGGACGACATCGGCCTCGCGCGGCCGTCGCTGCGCACGAGCGCCGGATACCGCCTCTACACGGCCGGTGACGTGGAACGGCTGCACCGCATCGTGATCTACCGGGAGCTCGGTCTCGGCCTGGACAAGATCCAGGCCGTGCTGGAGGGCTCGGGCACCGACGTGCCCGCGGCGCTGCGCGCACAGCAGTCGCAGGTGGCCGAGCGGATCGACCGCCTCCGGCAGCTCAGCGTCGGCCTGGAACGGATGATCGACGCCCACGAGCGGGGTCTGCTGCTCACCGCCGAGCAGCAGGCCGAGATCTTCGGGCCCGAGTGGAATCCCGAGTGGCCCGCCCAGGCCCGCGAGCGTTACGGGGACACGACGCAATGGAAGCAGTACGCCGAACGTTCGGCCTCCCGCAGCCCGGAGGAATGGCAGGCCGTCGTGGACACCGTCGCCGAGCTCGACCGCGCGATGGCGGACGCGATGGACGCCGGTGTCGAGCCTGGAAGCCCGGAGGCGAACCGGCTCGTCGAGCGTCATCGCGAGGTGTTCAGCTCGTCGTACTTCCCGCTCACCAGACAGATGCAGGTCTGTCTCGGGCGCATGTACGAGTCCGATCCGGCGTTCGCCGCCCACTACGACGGCGTCCGAGCCGGGCTCGCCTCGTGGTTGCGACGCAGTATCGACGCCGGCGCACGCGCCCACGGCGTCGACCCCGACACCGCTACCTGGGAGTAG